The following DNA comes from Thermococcus piezophilus.
GCTCTTCAGCCCAGTGTCCTTTATGCGCGGTAGTATGTAGAACGCTCCCTTGGGTTTTACCGTTGGCAGGCCCATCTCGTTTAGCCTCTTCCAGACGAGGTTTCTCCTCCTTTCGTACTCCCTGCGCATCTCCTCGACGGCCTTCCAGCTCCTCTCGTCCCTCAAAGCTTTTGAAGCCGCGTACTGGACGAAGGTTACGGGACAGGTGGCGTTGTACATCTGGAAGCGGGTCATCTTTTCGATTATCCACTCCGGCGCGGCGACGAAGCCGAGGCGCCAGCCCGTCATGGCGAAAGTCTTGGAGAAGCCGTTTATCGTTATCGTTCTCTCGAACATGCCGTCGAGAGCCGCTATGCTGTGGTTTCTGACGCCGTCGTAAACGAAGTGCTCGTAAACCTCGTCGCTGAAAACTATCAGGTCGTGCTCGACGGCAAAATCGGCTATCTCCTCGAGATCCTTCTTGGTCAAAACGGCTCCCGTTGGGTTGTTCGGACTGTTTATTATGAGGGCTCTCGTCTTCTCGGTGACGTATTTCTCGAGGTCATCAACGCTCAGGCGGAACTCGTTCTCTTCATAGGTCGGGACTTCAACTGGTTTTCCTCCTGCGAGGATTACCGCTGGGGCATAGCTCACGAACATTGGGCTTGGGATCAGAACCTCCTCATTATCCCTGAGAAACGCTGCGAGCCCCATAATGAACGCCTGGTTGGCCCCGACGGTTATCATTACCTGGCTCTTGGGGTCAACCTCAATGCCGTTCTGCTCCTTTAGCTTCCATGCAACGGCCTCGCGGAGCATCATGATTCCGGCGTTGGGGCTATAATGTGTCATCCCCTTGTCTAGGGCCTCTTTCGCGTACTCTTTGATATGCTCTGGGTTGTCAAAGTCAGGTTCTCCGATTCCGAGTGAGATGAGGCCCTCGACACCCTGAGCGAGGTCGAAGAGCTTTCTAATCTCAGAAGGGTTAACGAGGTCTAATCTGTCGCTCAGCGCCATGAGAATCACCAGATGCCCTTCGGTCCAATGTTTATAACTTTATCTCAGAGGAAAGATGGACATCGAAGAATAGTAAAGTTCACTGATGAACGACAAATCCCTCAAGAACCAGCACGTCCAGCCCCGCCTTTCTGAAGCTCTCGAGAGCATCCCTCGGCGAGCAAACTATTGGTTCGCCGTGCATGTTGAAGCTCGTGTTCAGCACAGCGCCAAGGCCAGTTCTCTTCTCGAACTTCTTTATCAGGCGGTAGTAGGCCAGATTGATTTCCTCAACCACGCTCTGCGGTCTCGTTGTTCCGTCCACGTGGACAACCGCTGGGGTTTCCCTTCTAAACTCGTCGCTCGCGGTGTAGCTCATTGTCATGAACCTGTTGGGCTCGCCGTTGAGGTCTACCAGATATTCTTCTGCCCGCTCTTCGAGCATCGAAGGTGCGAAGGGCTGGAAGACGTCTCTCCGCAGGGCCACGTTAAGCCTCTCCTTAACTCCCTCGCCCCGTGGGTCTGCTAAAATAGAGCGGTTGCCCAAGGCTCTCGGCCCAAACTCCATTCTCCCCTGGAAGAAGGCGACGATTTTTCCATCGGTCAGTGCATCCGCAACGAAGGATGGAACGTCGCTTACTTCCTCGTAGGCGATGCCCTCTTCCTTAAGGAACTCCTCAACTTCTCCCCTTGAGTAGCCAGGGCCAAGGTAAACGTGCTCAAGCTTGAAGGGTCTCCACCTTCCGTCGAGCCTTTCCATCTGGGCCTTAACGAAGACCGCTGCTCCAAACGCCAGCCCTCCATCGTCCATCGCGGGGAAGACCCACAAGCTTGGGAAGAGCTTTCTCAAAATGGCATTGGCCTTGACGTTCTGGGCAACTCCGCCGGCGTAGGCGAGCGGAAGATTATATTCCTTCAGCTTAAGCCCTAGCTCGTCAATGAGCTTTTCGAGGTGCGCCTGAGCGCTGGCCGCTATCTCTATTGCCCTTCTCTGGAGTTCGCCGTCGAGCTTCCCGCGCTTCATCTGCCCTGCGATTTCTTTAGCCCTGCTCAAGGGATAGCTGAATAGCTCGGCCAGCTTCCTCGTAGCTTCAACGCCTATGAGTTTGAGGTGGTTGTCAAAGGTTAGGCCGTTGAGCTCTATGATATTGCTCAAATCATAGGTGGGCCTTCCGTATGCTGCCAGGCTCATCACCTTGCCCTCGTGGCGCATTGGCTTAAAGCCAAGGAGCTCCGTAACAGATGCGTAGAAGTCGCCGAGGGAGTCTAGATAGGTGCTCTGGGCGATTTTAATCATCTCTCCATCTCTCGCGATATAGATTGATGAGCTCAACCCATCTCCAGCGGCGTCTATGCTCAGGGCTATAGCATCCTTCCAGCCGCTCGTGTAGTAGGCACTCGCCGAATGGGCGAGGTGGTGCTCGACGAAAAGAACCTTTCGCTTGAAGTCTGGCCCAAAGATGTCCTTGAGATGGGCCTCAAGCTCCAGAAGCCTCTTCTGCTTCCTGAAAATGCCAGCTACCGCTATAACCTCGACGTCTTCTATTGAATCGTCCGCCATCTCAAGGACTTTCCTAACGCTCAGCCTCGGAAAGCCGCGGTACTTCTTAACCCGGTTCAGCCTCTCTTCGTTAACCGCGAAGATACTCTCGCCGTTTATCAACACAGCTCCCGCATCGTGGCCGTCGTGGATTCCCAAAATCATAGTACTTCATTTGATGTTCATTTTTTAAATGTTAGGAGAGAAAAAAATTTAAAGGTACTCACGGATGAATGCATTTGGAGGAGGTGGAACCATGAAGAGGGCCGTTGCACTCCTCGTGGTTTTGACGGTAGCACTTGTCCCATTCGCGGGAGCCGCCGGTGCCACCGCTTGGAGCTATGAGAACTTCATCAAGCAGTCCATCGCTTGGTACTACCTCTACCAGAGCGATGAGGAGAAGTTCAACGAGCTCTACAACCTCAGCGTCCAGGCCAACGTCAGCAACGAGACGCTCCAGCTTGTGATGGAGCTCTACACCAACGCCACCGCCGAATTCGAGAAGGCGCTGATGTACGGCATCCCAGACGAGGGAAGGACCCTGCGCTGGGTTGTCTTCAGCGTCCACATCAGGAAGGCCTACCTCTACATCAATCAGGCCGTCGAGCTCCTTGAAGCCGTCATCGAGAACGAGAGTGCTTGATTTTCCCTATTCCCTTTTCTCGACTGTTTTCTAACTGTGCCCCAAAAGTGGAGTGTGGGAGAATAGAAAGGAAAGCTCAGTATGTTCTGGCAAACCTGGCGATGAACTTGGCTCCCCTTCCGCAGATTGGGCACTTCTTGCCCTCGATGCCCTCCTTGGCCTTCTCCTCGGGATAGGGCGTTCCGAGCATCTTAGCGTCGAGTTCCTCTTCCATTTTCAGACCGCACTCCTCCTCGCCGCACCAGGGAATCTCGACTACTCCGCGCCTGTCCTCAAAGACGGCCTTGGCCTCCTCGATGGTGTCAACGCGTTTTATGTGGCTCCTGAGGAACTCCTCTGCCCTCGTGTAGAGGTTCGCGTGGATTTCGTCGAGGGTCTTCCTGATGACCTCGACTAGTCCCTCCCTCTCAACGGTCTCCTTCATGAGCGTGTCACGTCTCGCCAGAACTGCTTTCCTTCCTTCGACGTCTCTTGGGCCGACCTCTATTCTAAGCGGCACGCCCTTGAGCTCCCAGTCGTAGAACTTCCTGCCCGGCCTTATGTCGCGCTCGTCTACGTGAACCCTGATTCCTGCGGCTTTAAGCTCATCCGCTATCTCCCTCGCGTAGGCAAACACATCAGCCTCGGCGTCTTTCTTCGGAATCGGTACTATGACTACCTGGATCGGCGCTATCGTCGGTGGCAGGACCATTCCCCTGTCGTCGCCGTGAATGGCTATAACAGCAGCCAGAAGCCTCTCGCTCATTCCGAAAGTCGTCTGGTGGACGTACTCATGGTTGCCATCCTCGGTCTCGTAGAGTATCTCGTAGGCCTTGGCAAAGTTCTGCCTGTAGTTGTGCATCGTTCCTATCTGGAGCGTTCTCCCGTCGGGCATCATGACCTCGGCGCCGAGGGAGTAGTATGCACCCGGGAACTTGTCCCATTCGGGCCTCTTGGAGACGATGTATGGAATCGCAAGGAACTTGGCGAGGTTGTTGAATATCTCAAGATCCTCCTTTATCTGCCTCTCGGCGTCTTCAAAGCTGTCATGGGCTGTGTGAGCTTCAAAAAACCTGCTAATCTCCCTGACACGGATGAGCGGCCTCGTGTGCTTGGTCTCGTAGCGGTAAGTGTTAACTATCTGGTAGATCTTGAATGGAAGGTCTGCATGTGAGCGAATCCAGAGAGCGAACATTGAGTACATTGCAGTCTCGCTCGTCGGCCTGAGGATGAGCTTGATGTCGAGGGGATCGTGACCGGCGTGAGTGACCCAGAAAACCTCACCCTCAAAGCCCGCTATGTGTTCTGCCTCCTTCTGGAACTCGGTTTCAGGGATGAGTGCCGGGAAAAGAACCTCACCATGGCCGGTTCTTTCCATCTCGGCATGTATGAACCTCTCAATGTTGCGCATTATTTTAAGCCCGTACGGGAGCCAGATGTTCATTCCCTTGACCGGGTAACGCTTGTCCTGTATCCCGGCAGTTTCAATCAGCTCGTTGTACCACTCGCTGAACTCCTCGCTCCACTTCTTGCGCTCAACCTTCATCGACACCACCTAAAGTGAGAGGCCAGAAAAACTTTTTAAGCTTTCCCGGGAGGCGGAAAACTTATTAGCCCGTTTCGATAATCATCGTAAGGTGGGAAACATGAGACCAAAGGTGGGCGTTCTTTTTAAAATGAAAAGCAATCCTTTAGAGGAACTCAAAAAGCACGCAGACGTTGAGCTGCTCCTATATCCAAGTGTGGAGGAGCTCAAGGAGAAAATTGGGGAATTCGACGGGATAATTGTTTCCCCCTTAAACCCAATCCCGCTTGAAGTCATCGAGAGGGCCGAAAGGCTCAAAGTTATAAGCTGCCACTCCGCCGGCTACGACCACGTCGACGTGAAGGCCGCCACTGAGAGGGGAATATATGTCACAAAGGTTAGCGGTGTTCTAAGCGAGGCAGTCGCCGAGTTCGCCGTCGGGCTTATGATAGCCCTCCTCAGGAAGATAGCCTACACCGACAGGTTCATACGCGCTGGAAAGTGGGAGTCTCACACAGTAATATGGAGTGGCTTCAAGGACATTGAGACCGTTTACGGCAAAACCGTCGGGATACTCGGCATGGGGGCGATAGGGAAGGCCATAGCGAGGCGAGTCAAGGCGCTCGGCACGGAAGTGGTGTACTGGTCGCGCTCGAGGAAGAAAGACATCGAAGAAGAGGTTAACGCGAAGTACCTCCCGCTCGAGGAGGTTCTTAAGAGCGCTGACATCGTTGTTTTGGCCCTCCCTGCAACGCTGGAAACCTACAACATTATCAATGAGGAACGCCTAAAGCTCATGGAAGGGAAATACCTCGTCAACATCGGCCGCGGAAGCCTCGTGGATGAGGAGGCCCTCGTGAAGGTACTGAAAGATGGAAAGCTGAAGGGCTACGCCACGGACGTCTTTGAGAGGGAGCCCGTTACCGAGCACGAGCTCTTCGGTATGGAGTGGGAGACGGTTCTAACGCCGCACCACGCTGGTCTGAGCAGGGAGGCAATGGAGGACATGGGTTTTCGGGCTGTGGAGAACCTTCTCACCGTTCTCCGCGGTGAGATTCCAGGAGACCTAGTTAATCGGGAGATTCTAAAGGTCAGGCCGATTGAGGAGGTAAAGATGCTCTGAGGTGATAAAAATGCTCGTTGAAGAGCTGAGGGAGATCACCGCCATACCCGGTATTTCCGGCTACGAGGAGAAGGTTAGGGAGAAGCTCATGGAATGGCTTGAGCCCTACATGGACTGCACCGTGGACACTATCGGAAACCTCATCGTAGAGCTGGGCGAGGGTGAGCTCAAGGCCATCTTCATGGCCCACATGGACGAGATTGGGCTTCTGATTACGGGCATAACCCCCGATGGAAAGCTCCGCTTTAGAAAAATCGGTGGAATAGAC
Coding sequences within:
- the proS gene encoding proline--tRNA ligase; this translates as MKVERKKWSEEFSEWYNELIETAGIQDKRYPVKGMNIWLPYGLKIMRNIERFIHAEMERTGHGEVLFPALIPETEFQKEAEHIAGFEGEVFWVTHAGHDPLDIKLILRPTSETAMYSMFALWIRSHADLPFKIYQIVNTYRYETKHTRPLIRVREISRFFEAHTAHDSFEDAERQIKEDLEIFNNLAKFLAIPYIVSKRPEWDKFPGAYYSLGAEVMMPDGRTLQIGTMHNYRQNFAKAYEILYETEDGNHEYVHQTTFGMSERLLAAVIAIHGDDRGMVLPPTIAPIQVVIVPIPKKDAEADVFAYAREIADELKAAGIRVHVDERDIRPGRKFYDWELKGVPLRIEVGPRDVEGRKAVLARRDTLMKETVEREGLVEVIRKTLDEIHANLYTRAEEFLRSHIKRVDTIEEAKAVFEDRRGVVEIPWCGEEECGLKMEEELDAKMLGTPYPEEKAKEGIEGKKCPICGRGAKFIARFARTY
- a CDS encoding pyrolysin encodes the protein MKRAVALLVVLTVALVPFAGAAGATAWSYENFIKQSIAWYYLYQSDEEKFNELYNLSVQANVSNETLQLVMELYTNATAEFEKALMYGIPDEGRTLRWVVFSVHIRKAYLYINQAVELLEAVIENESA
- a CDS encoding pyridoxal phosphate-dependent aminotransferase, yielding MALSDRLDLVNPSEIRKLFDLAQGVEGLISLGIGEPDFDNPEHIKEYAKEALDKGMTHYSPNAGIMMLREAVAWKLKEQNGIEVDPKSQVMITVGANQAFIMGLAAFLRDNEEVLIPSPMFVSYAPAVILAGGKPVEVPTYEENEFRLSVDDLEKYVTEKTRALIINSPNNPTGAVLTKKDLEEIADFAVEHDLIVFSDEVYEHFVYDGVRNHSIAALDGMFERTITINGFSKTFAMTGWRLGFVAAPEWIIEKMTRFQMYNATCPVTFVQYAASKALRDERSWKAVEEMRREYERRRNLVWKRLNEMGLPTVKPKGAFYILPRIKDTGLKSKEFSELMLLKAKVAVVPGSAFGEAGEGYVRISYATAYEQLEEAMDRMENVLKEKKLV
- a CDS encoding 2-hydroxyacid dehydrogenase — encoded protein: MRPKVGVLFKMKSNPLEELKKHADVELLLYPSVEELKEKIGEFDGIIVSPLNPIPLEVIERAERLKVISCHSAGYDHVDVKAATERGIYVTKVSGVLSEAVAEFAVGLMIALLRKIAYTDRFIRAGKWESHTVIWSGFKDIETVYGKTVGILGMGAIGKAIARRVKALGTEVVYWSRSRKKDIEEEVNAKYLPLEEVLKSADIVVLALPATLETYNIINEERLKLMEGKYLVNIGRGSLVDEEALVKVLKDGKLKGYATDVFEREPVTEHELFGMEWETVLTPHHAGLSREAMEDMGFRAVENLLTVLRGEIPGDLVNREILKVRPIEEVKML
- a CDS encoding carbamoyltransferase family protein gives rise to the protein MILGIHDGHDAGAVLINGESIFAVNEERLNRVKKYRGFPRLSVRKVLEMADDSIEDVEVIAVAGIFRKQKRLLELEAHLKDIFGPDFKRKVLFVEHHLAHSASAYYTSGWKDAIALSIDAAGDGLSSSIYIARDGEMIKIAQSTYLDSLGDFYASVTELLGFKPMRHEGKVMSLAAYGRPTYDLSNIIELNGLTFDNHLKLIGVEATRKLAELFSYPLSRAKEIAGQMKRGKLDGELQRRAIEIAASAQAHLEKLIDELGLKLKEYNLPLAYAGGVAQNVKANAILRKLFPSLWVFPAMDDGGLAFGAAVFVKAQMERLDGRWRPFKLEHVYLGPGYSRGEVEEFLKEEGIAYEEVSDVPSFVADALTDGKIVAFFQGRMEFGPRALGNRSILADPRGEGVKERLNVALRRDVFQPFAPSMLEERAEEYLVDLNGEPNRFMTMSYTASDEFRRETPAVVHVDGTTRPQSVVEEINLAYYRLIKKFEKRTGLGAVLNTSFNMHGEPIVCSPRDALESFRKAGLDVLVLEGFVVHQ